A window of the Ipomoea triloba cultivar NCNSP0323 chromosome 14, ASM357664v1 genome harbors these coding sequences:
- the LOC116005062 gene encoding uncharacterized protein LOC116005062 isoform X1 — MKTSQDTQKTQEKQPSTQVSHDSQNDQQNNTTENPVADSGSVYATGNENRKVSREDIELVQNLIERCLQLYMNRDEVVKTLLNRARIDPGFTTLVWQKLEEENADFFRAYYIRLKLKKQIIMFNHLLEHQYHLMKYPGPPKVPLAPIQNGINTMPVNNLPMGYPVLQQPPVPAAGQPHMDSMGISSCHVVNGVPAPSNFHPNPMRMNSGNDMVIETSAPDVSAAALPSNAISSMPDMPVSPTQAASSGHFPFTASEISGMGVDTSALDTAFASDASSVGLQLPTDNGTGNSRDFLRSLAQIPWNFSLSDLTADLPNLGDLGALGNDTGSPFFNSDSDILLDSPEQDDLVDEFFVDSIPGPGPTGPQSDEENP; from the exons ATGAAGACTTCACAG GACACACAAAAAACACAAGAGAAACAACCTTCAACCCAAGTCTCACATGACTCCCAAAATGACCAACAGAACAATACAACGGAGAATCCTGTTGCAGATTCGGGATCAGTTTATGCAACTGGCAATGAAAACAGGAAAGTTTCACGGGAAGATATTGAGCTC GTTCAAAACTTGATTGAGAGGTGTTTGCAATTGTATATGAATAGAGATGAAGTGGTTAAAACACTTCTAAACCGTGCAAGGATAGACCCTGGATTTACAACTCTAG TGTGGCAAAAGTTGGAAGAAGAAAATGCTGATTTTTTTCGGGCTTACTACATAAGATTGAAACTGAAGAAACAAATCATAATGTTCAATCACTTGCTTGAGCATCAGTATCATCTAATGAAATATCCAGGACCCCCAAAGGTTCCATTAGCTCCAATTCAAAATGGGATTAATACCATGCCAG TCAACAATTTACCCATGGGATATCCTGTTCTGCAACAACCTCCAGTTCCAGCTGCAGGTCAACCTCACATGGATTCAATGGGCATATCTAGCTGCCATGTGGTGAATGGGGTGCCTGCACCAAGCAACTTCCATCCAAATCCAATGCGGATGAATTCTGGAAATGA TATGGTGATTGAAACCAGTGCACCAGATGTATCAGCAGCTGCTCTACCAAGTAATGCCATTTCATCTATGCCAGATATGCCTGTAAGCCCCACACAAGCAGCCTCCAGTGGTCATTTCCCCTTTACTGCATCAGAGATATCTGGGATGGGAGTAGATACATCTGCCCTTGACACAGCATTTGCATCTGATGCTAGCTCAGTAGGGTTACAGCTCCCTACTGATAATGGAACTGGAAATTCTAGAGATTTCCTCAGATCCTTGGCTCAGATTCCTTGGAATTTCAGTCTTTCAGACCTAACAGCAGATTTACCAAACTTGGGAG ATCTAGGAGCTCTTGGAAATGACACTGGCTCACCCTTTTTCAATTCTGATTCAGATATTCTACTTGATTCTCCAGAGCAAGACGACTTAG TAGATGAGTTCTTCGTTGATTCCATCCCTGGCCCGGGCCCAACGGGACCTCAATCAGACGAAGAAAATCCCTAG
- the LOC116005062 gene encoding uncharacterized protein LOC116005062 isoform X2 → MKTSQDTQKTQEKQPSTQVSHDSQNDQQNNTTENPVADSGSVYATGNENRKVSREDIELVQNLIERCLQLYMNRDEVVKTLLNRARIDPGFTTLVWQKLEEENADFFRAYYIRLKLKKQIIMFNHLLEHQYHLMKYPGPPKVPLAPIQNGINTMPVNNLPMGYPVLQQPPVPAAGQPHMDSMGISSCHVVNGVPAPSNFHPNPMRMNSGNDMVIETSAPDVSAAALPSNAISSMPDMPVSPTQAASSGHFPFTASEISGMGVDTSALDTAFASDASSVGLQLPTDNGTGNSRDFLRSLAQIPWNFSLSDLTADLPNLGDLGALGNDTGSPFFNSDSDILLDSPEQDDLDEFFVDSIPGPGPTGPQSDEENP, encoded by the exons ATGAAGACTTCACAG GACACACAAAAAACACAAGAGAAACAACCTTCAACCCAAGTCTCACATGACTCCCAAAATGACCAACAGAACAATACAACGGAGAATCCTGTTGCAGATTCGGGATCAGTTTATGCAACTGGCAATGAAAACAGGAAAGTTTCACGGGAAGATATTGAGCTC GTTCAAAACTTGATTGAGAGGTGTTTGCAATTGTATATGAATAGAGATGAAGTGGTTAAAACACTTCTAAACCGTGCAAGGATAGACCCTGGATTTACAACTCTAG TGTGGCAAAAGTTGGAAGAAGAAAATGCTGATTTTTTTCGGGCTTACTACATAAGATTGAAACTGAAGAAACAAATCATAATGTTCAATCACTTGCTTGAGCATCAGTATCATCTAATGAAATATCCAGGACCCCCAAAGGTTCCATTAGCTCCAATTCAAAATGGGATTAATACCATGCCAG TCAACAATTTACCCATGGGATATCCTGTTCTGCAACAACCTCCAGTTCCAGCTGCAGGTCAACCTCACATGGATTCAATGGGCATATCTAGCTGCCATGTGGTGAATGGGGTGCCTGCACCAAGCAACTTCCATCCAAATCCAATGCGGATGAATTCTGGAAATGA TATGGTGATTGAAACCAGTGCACCAGATGTATCAGCAGCTGCTCTACCAAGTAATGCCATTTCATCTATGCCAGATATGCCTGTAAGCCCCACACAAGCAGCCTCCAGTGGTCATTTCCCCTTTACTGCATCAGAGATATCTGGGATGGGAGTAGATACATCTGCCCTTGACACAGCATTTGCATCTGATGCTAGCTCAGTAGGGTTACAGCTCCCTACTGATAATGGAACTGGAAATTCTAGAGATTTCCTCAGATCCTTGGCTCAGATTCCTTGGAATTTCAGTCTTTCAGACCTAACAGCAGATTTACCAAACTTGGGAG ATCTAGGAGCTCTTGGAAATGACACTGGCTCACCCTTTTTCAATTCTGATTCAGATATTCTACTTGATTCTCCAGAGCAAGACGACTTAG ATGAGTTCTTCGTTGATTCCATCCCTGGCCCGGGCCCAACGGGACCTCAATCAGACGAAGAAAATCCCTAG
- the LOC116005300 gene encoding 40S ribosomal protein S9-2 — protein sequence MVHVSFYRNYGKTFKKPRRPYEKERLDAELKLVGEYGLRCKRELWRVQYALSRIRNNARMLLTLDEKDPRRIFEGDALLRRMNRYGLLDESQNKLDYVLALTVENFLERRLQTLVFKAGMAKSIHHARVLIRQRHIRVGRQVVNVPSFMVRLDSQKHIDFSLTSPFGGGRPGRVKRKNQKAAAKKAAGGDGDEEDEE from the exons ATGGTTCACGTTTCCTTTTACCGCAACT ATGGAAAGACATTCAAGAAGCCACGTCGTCCATATGAGAAAGAGCGTTTGGATGCTGAGTTGAAGCTTGTGGGTGAGTATGGGCTTCGATGCAAGAGGGAGCTGTGGAGAGTTCAATATGCTTTGAGTCGTATTAGGAATAATGCAAGAATGCTTCTTACTCTTGATGAGAAGGACCCACGCAGGATCTTTGAGGGTGATGCACTCCTGAGGCGTATGAACAGATACGGCTTGCTGGATGAGAGCCAGAACAAACTTGATTATGTCCTTGCTCTCACTGTGGAGAACTTCCTTGAGCGCCGTCTGCAGACTTTGGTGTTTAAGGCTGGCATGGCAAAGTCAATCCATCATGCCAGAGTGCTCATTAGGCAAAGGCACATCAG GGTTGGAAGACAGGTGGTGAATGTTCCCTCCTTTATGGTCAGGCTCGACTCCCAGAAACACATTGATTTCTCACTCACCAGTCCATTTGGTGGCGGGCGCCCTGGTAGAGTGAAGAGAAAGAACCAAAAGGCTGCTGCCAAGAAGGCTGCTGGTGGAGATGGAgacgaagaagatgaagaatga